The Trypanosoma brucei brucei TREU927 chromosome 4, complete sequence genomic sequence CATGTGCTGACGTGTGATGAAGGCACATTAACCGCCTCCCCACTCGGTAAATccaatgaaatgaaaaaagtaGCATCCAAAGCCCTAATGGTGGTAGGAAACGGGCAGCGACTGTCGTGCCTTACCGAGTCTCTTTCGGTGCAGCCACTGTCAGTTGTATTGAATCCGGTAACatctattttcccctttagaCGCATACGTTTCATGGACATGGGATATGGTGATGATTGCTATATGGTGGGAATGGATTCCGTGCTGTACAAAACTGTTGTGTCGAGCCGTACGCTAGGAACGCCGCGGCGCATTATGACACTATCCCGAACCACTGTATCGCGTGTAGCAAGCGGTTCGggtttttatgtttttattGATGAGAATGGGCAGTTGTACACCATTGgatgcaacaacaaaggtCAGTTGGGTAATGGACAGAAGCAGCACGCGCGGCGAAGACCTTTTCTTCACCAGTCGTTGCGGCACCACTACTTTGTTATGGCCGCTGCAGGTAGTGGACACTCCTTAGCTCTAACTAGTAGTGGCATGGTGTATGGAGCGGGTAACAATGAAAGTGGACAGTTGGGATTAGGCGAGCACGTGACTGAAGTGCTAACCTTCACTCCCATTCCTCTTCCTGCCAAGTGCACGGGAATTGCAGCAGGTCCCAAAGGCAGCATGTTTGCATGTGCCAACGGTTGCGTGTATACATGTGGTGCCAACGACCTAAGGCAACTTGGTTTGGATGTGGATGACCCGGTTGTTTATAGACCGATGCCAATGCCTGcagtcacatcaggggtggaggCATATTACATGGATTTTGGAGCGTATAGAAGCCCACCGGTGGCGGTTCTTAGGTCATTTTGCTCGTCAATTCCATCACTGGATGTCAGTGATTTGGATAAACCGGAGGTGTTGCCAAAACCCGTGTCGTCAACAGTGTCGGTTGTCTCTGAAGAAGTTCCGGATACGCCGCAGTTGCCTTCACCATTGCTTCCGGAGGATGGCGTGGAGAACCTTCCGGAACCTTCCGTAAACCACCATCCTTCGaaacgaagggaaagaaaagagataaaggaagaaagggagaagcaAAGCtgtggaaagtgttgtgtggTGTTATAGAcatatttcccctctgtGTCCTCTCAATTCTTCCCATACGCACACGTGTATTACTTCCCTACACATTTTGACGTACGATATCCCTTTAATTataatttccccctccccttccgcTTCGTCCTCATTCTTCCATTCCATTAGGTACATGCAAAGggattccttttttgtttgtttgtttttgcgtttgtgtgtCTTTGAATTTGTTTGATTTGTTACTGTTGCTGTTAGTAGTGATTATGGGTGGTGGCCAAAACACGTTTGCTGTTATTGAGAGTGGCTatggttgttttgttttgttttcacttcctttttcattcagtATTTTAGACGCCTATGCAagactttcttttcccattttttttctccttaatTTTTCCCGTTTTCGCTTTCCTCATGCAGAGTTCCTCTGCATTGTGACGATGTTTGTTTCCACACAGAGACACACATAAACAGACACgtgagaaaaattaaaaaggaatatatatatatatatatattcctgtCCTTTTGATAcctttctattttcttttgtttcgtttgcaTTTCCTTTCGGATTGCCTGAAAGCTCAGTTGTTTTTCAACATGAACCCCTTCATTGTTTCTGTCGTCgcttgtttcctccttcccacacccattttcctccacttcctcatCAAAATTGAGCTTTttagaaaataaatatatttatttttatatgtaTAATTAATAAATGCAAGAGTTTAGGCACTTAactttatgtattttttttcaatttttttatttttggaaaaaaaatatcatgTTTCACCTTGACATGTGTTTTATTATCGAATAATAAGTGTTAAATTTTTAACAAGAGTGCAGGATGCGATGGCggtttgttattttcttcctttcagcaaaaaaaaaagtctacCGCCCACGATGGTATCGTccgaaattttttttcttttccttcctctctttttttacctcCACAAAAGTGGTGAGTGTTTTAATAAGAtaacacgaaaaaaaaagggggggcgGAAAGTTAACGGAGGCAATTAAAAGGaagatgattttttttttttaaagagaaaagaaaaatgttttgAAACAAAATAGAGAGGCGaatggagggaagggaaaaggaatagTCGCGACACAAATTAAAGgtgagagaaagaaaaatttcaGGTATACAGAGAGTTACGCCtatacttatatatttatataaatgtatgtatatatagatatatatatatatatatatatatatatatatatatatgtgtgtgtgtatgtgtgtgtatgtgtgtgttgtttgaTGTTGTACAGTTGCGCAGACTAAATTGGTGGGAATAGttacgatgatgatgatgatgaagatagtaataataaatgatgATCATTGACGCAGTGACCGCCGCTTGCCTTTTCAAGGCTCCCATTTCAGTTTTTTTGtcacgtttgtttgtttttttttttcattgttcaTTCAGTGgttggtgttttctttttattattttccttagTGGTGGTGCTGTGCGGGCCGTTGTGTCACTTTCATGTGAGCACGCCAAGTCGGCAACGTTGCGCGACCTTCAATTATAACCCGAAGGAATGGATtgaaatgaaacgaaatgaagcaaataaataattcaGTACATGAGTAAGTGAATGACTGGAAAAGCAAAGAGGTATTAACGTCAACgccaacaagaaaaaaaatgaagaaatcaaacaatcgaaaaaggaaaaaaaagggaaaaaaagaggaaaggcagTGTTTATTGCTGGGAAATGAAATATAAGGAGGTgatagggggggggaatcacgtttaaaataaaaataacatctGTAGGAGTTTTATTTGCATGTATTTGTAtagggaagcaaaaaaggaggggaaaagggaagaaagccGTGTGGTGACGCGATTACCACATTGTGTCCAGGTAGAGTGCACATTACATAAACAaacgtttaaaaaaaacagggagaggaagcgaaaacaaacggaacaagcaaaaaaaagagaatgcgAATAGTAACAATTCAAACGCAGggatacatatatatatatatatatatatatatatgcttatGCTTATGAAGTGAGGCGGTGCCAAACGCTGCTGCATATGCATATCTTACattatttccattttttcccccttcttcttcctttctccgttttgctgttgttgttgccatcgTCGCTTCtcccttacttttttttctttttttctcttttcccttctgcaGATCCAACCACTTATTTGTAGTGACATACggtaatcataataatagcCAGTAAGTTGCAGCAACAAATCCGTGCCAACCCGCAATTTCCCGTGTTGTCATACTTATGTTTATTGCCCGAACCCTTCCAGTCTTGCGGCAGGCGATGCCGCGCCAAcgatcttttctttcatccgTATTGAAGGGACGTCGCAATACACCAACATATTACAGTGGCCGCGGTGATATGGCGGGGAATCCCGATATTTTAGCGGAGGCGGCGTGCTGCGGCCGGCCTGATGCGGAATGGGCGTGGCTGAggcttttgtgttttgtgtgtgtttcctccaCTGTTGGGGTGTGGCTTTGGCAAGTGTACTTTTATAAACAGGCAATGTTCTTCAAAGATGAGCCCTGGTCACCCTTTAAGAATTAAGGCAAAGAAGGTCAAAGAATTTCCGGTGGGAAGTACTGTTAAATGCATTTGACTGCGGTTcacagacacacaaacacatctcTTCCACCTCTTCCGATTCCTCCGTTTCCAACACAAAAACCGGCACGCCTTCATTAGTTTGCAGTGGCGCGTCGGTATGGTTGCTCGTGTATTGTGCGACTGTCCTTAAGTTATCGTGTTATTGGTTTCCTTTCGGCCCATGCAACGCATGCATGCATACAtgaataatatatatatatatatatatatatatatgcaccttccttttctttatttttttttctataaaAGCACACAATACGTAATAAAATTTTGATCTTTCTGAATGCTGTTCTTTGGCGTGAGCATTGATTCCCTCAACAACCATTAACActactttctttcccctggTCGGACCACGCAGTTGGCAAACACCCACCAGCATAAAGGAAATTTGAAAAGAAGAACGGAAAACtacgaagaaaaaacttaAGGTACGTGCGAAATAGGAAGCACACTGACATTGCTCGTGCTTCCGGGGTTACAGCGGTGCAGGTGGAAATGAAGCCTACAAAACCACTACTTTACATAACGGGATACGGACCCTTCTTGGAAGTAACGGAGAACCCCAGCGCCACCATTGCGCAAAGTGTAGCGGAACAGGTGAGACAAAGTGGCGAAGCGGATGTCCATCATGAAACACTAGACGTGAACTTAGAGGCCGTTTCCAAATATTTCAACCGCCTCAATGAATCCGTCACCGCTCATCTGGAAGCCACACATCCCGAGAATCGAGTACTTCTCGTCAACGTGGGCCTTCACAGTcgcgaaaaggaaaaggtactGCGGCTGGAAGTGCGCGCCTTCAATGAACTGGAGGGAAACCCCATCGATGATGAGCTTCCCTTGAGTACATGCAAAGACAGTGCTTTCGTGAAGGGATGCAAGctcgaaacaacaacagcccTCATAGAGGAACTCAATGCGATTGAGAGAAATGGTAGCGATCATCACGAAAAGCCTCGTTGGATTATTTCTTACGACGCGGGGCGATATTACTGCAACTATGCACTGTACAGAGGCGTGAAGATGCAGGAAGCTCTAAACAGCCGCGTGTTTGCCGTGTTTTTGCACATTGTAGCATCCACTGTCGTGTGCATGGAAGAGCAGGTTGCGCAGGTCCGCATGCTTGTGTCGCACCTCTTGAAACACATGGAAGCAGTTGAATGACTTCATTTACAAGCTATTCTTTTGGGCGTACCGTTTGATAGTTTGTTTATTCTGCTGGTTTTGTTGGTTGGGTTTACCTTTGATGGCTCATTATTACTGGGGTTTCTGTTGATGCCGCAAGCGGGGCTACCTATCACAGTGGTGTCGCTGTTGAAAGGGCGCTTAACGAAAGTGCAGAATAGCCagacacatacatacatatatatacgtacgcTTATTTATTGGTAGTATACGTCTCTGTGTGTATCTGCGTGTGTTTTGCAAAAAGCTCTGAGTTCCACAGACGGTTTACCTCAAAGAGGAGGTGTTTCCCCCACTTTTCCACTTGCATCCtcgattttattttattttttttcttgcatacGTGAGATTGAGGGTCCACCCTCATGAATGCCTAGTGTCTTCTCCATATCAGAGAGTCCTCCAAACCACACGcgttaattttatgaaaatttcctcttcctctaccacacattcccctcccctccttctcttcttttgttgctgttgttgttatttttacttttccccctcttatGAGCGAAGAAGTAGATTGGTTGGGAAACGGGggattcttttcttccaccgTAATAGAAGTGGCCGTAATCAGACACCATAATAtcgggaagaaaaaggaggaggtcATCACCTCCATGCAACCACCTTCACCAACTGTATCCTTCATTGAATATGTCCTTTTGGCACTTGAGCTTCCACCAAACATGTTTGTCTCCAAACTGGCCGCGTGCTGCACGATGCTTTTCCTAACGCGCTCAGACCCAAAGCTCCTACGGGAGTTGTGTAGAAAGTGGGTAATACGATTCAAAAAAGATCGGCACCTGATTATTTCCCGGATTCGGGAAAGCACAAGGAGTGCTAA encodes the following:
- a CDS encoding pyroglutamyl-peptidase I (PGP), putative; this translates as MKPTKPLLYITGYGPFLEVTENPSATIAQSVAEQVRQSGEADVHHETLDVNLEAVSKYFNRLNESVTAHLEATHPENRVLLVNVGLHSREKEKVLRLEVRAFNELEGNPIDDELPLSTCKDSAFVKGCKLETTTALIEELNAIERNGSDHHEKPRWIISYDAGRYYCNYALYRGVKMQEALNSRVFAVFLHIVASTVVCMEEQVAQVRMLVSHLLKHMEAVE
- a CDS encoding hypothetical protein, conserved (similar to HECT domain and RCC1-like domain protein 3. (Swiss-Prot:Q15034) {Homo sapiens}), with amino-acid sequence MIRDAEFWIEARRLSNRGNSIFTTLLPLLHSRQLALDSGVQVNEINPACKEVPLTENLQRKEPYEENKTLQLPSATAPRGSVSESTLRVLQQAMMFAVPMYALRYQVTGMSMSSKTSAVVDRETKQVATFGAGDGVHIPNNIRCRGCAAGDNFFAVLTDQEEVWASGGLHVLTCDEGTLTASPLGKSNEMKKVASKALMVVGNGQRLSCLTESLSVQPLSVVLNPVTSIFPFRRIRFMDMGYGDDCYMVGMDSVLYKTVVSSRTLGTPRRIMTLSRTTVSRVASGSGFYVFIDENGQLYTIGCNNKGQLGNGQKQHARRRPFLHQSLRHHYFVMAAAGSGHSLALTSSGMVYGAGNNESGQLGLGEHVTEVLTFTPIPLPAKCTGIAAGPKGSMFACANGCVYTCGANDLRQLGLDVDDPVVYRPMPMPAVTSGVEAYYMDFGAYRSPPVAVLRSFCSSIPSLDVSDLDKPEVLPKPVSSTVSVVSEEVPDTPQLPSPLLPEDGVENLPEPSVNHHPSKRRERKEIKEEREKQSCGKCCVVL